In Candidatus Hydrogenedens sp., the genomic stretch AACACTTGAATTGCCCAATCTGCCATAGTTTCAATATCACCTACTTCACATAAAAAGCCTGTTTCTCCATCTACGATTAATTCTTGTATTCCACCACTTTTAGTAGCAATAACTGGAACTCCCGACGCCATGGCTTCTAATGCAACCATTCCAAAACTTTCATGTTCACTGGGTTGTATTACCAGATCGGCATGAGGTAAAAGCTCCTCAATATTGTGATAATTTCCTATATATTTTACCTTATTTAATATCCCTAATTGTCTTGCAACTCCAACAGAGGAAACTTTTTCAGGTCCCTCTCCAACCATGATTAATTGGGCATCCATCTTGTCAGAAATTTTTTTGAAAACACGAATTACATCCGTAACCCTTTTTACAGCTCTAAAATTGGATATATGCATAATAACTTTTTTATCTTTTTCAATAAAGGGAATACGAGCCTTATTCTTTATAGTAAAACGCGATAGGTCTATAAAGTTATAGATAGTATGAATAGGTTTTGATAAATGAAATTCCCGTTCTGTTTCGTGTTTTAACCAATTAGATACTGCTGTTATTGCACAACTATGTTCCATTGCATATTTTGTTATTCTGTATAATGATGGGTCTGCACCTACAATAGTAATATCCGTTCCATGAAGAGTCGTTATAAGACAAAATTTTAATTCCTGGGGGAGCATTTCTTTTGCAAGTAAGGCAATACTTGCATGAGGTATTGCGTAATGTGCATGCCATAACTGAATGTTATGTTCTTCTACAACTTCGGCAATTCGTGACGCCATAGCCAGATAATAAGGAGGTTGATTTAAAACAGGATAATTTACAGGTTCTACAATATGACAGAAAACATTCTCAAGATTATCCCTTAGTCGAAAGGGAATATTGTCTACAACAAAGTGAACCTCATGTCCTCGTGAAGCAAGTGCTAAACCCAGTTCCGTTGCTACAATACCACTTCCACCCGTTGAAGTATGACAACTAATACCAATCTTTAATTTTTCTTTGTTAATTTTCATATTAAATAATTATTTTAAGTGATGATAAATTTATAGGTTCTATAGTATAAATTGTTTCTGCAAAAGATACATTAATTTTACTACCCCAATATGCACATCGGTCACGAATACTATTCCAGAACCTTTCTGAAGAAATAAAAGTTTGATTTCCCTTATATTCTGGATTAAAAAATTGTGAACGATGAGCCTTTAAGGCATCTATCTTTATATCATAATATTCTGAAATGTCAATTATGAAATCAGGGGATTTTACTTCGTAATATGGGTAATAAAATAGTAATGTCGGACAACGATAAGGTTCATGTTCTGTTTGTATTTTAAACAAACCAGAGAAATAATTGGCTTCTTTTATTAAAAAATGCGCATGGTGATGGTCAGGATGTTTATCCTCTCTCATAGTGGCAAAGATAATTTTAGGACGATATTTCCTGATAGCATAAATTACAGACAGTCTTTGTTCCGGAGTGTTTTGAATCTTTGAATCTTTTAAGCATAAATTATCTCTAATAGATATCCCAATTATTTTTCCAGCTTCTTCTGCCTCTTTTTTCCTCTCTTCAACAGTTCCCCGCGACCCCATTTCTCCTTGTGTTAAGTCAACAATACCTACTTTCAAACCTTTCCGAACACATTTTGATAAAATTCCAGCAATTCCCAATTCAACATCATCAGGGTGAGCACCAAATGCTAAAATGTCTAATTCATTCATAACTCCACGATACCTATATCAAAATTTGTAATATCTATTTTATTCATTATCATTTTTGTAAAGTCATAATTGTATTCAGGTATAAAAGAAAAAGGAGAAAAAAATCGTTCCTGTTCCAGACCATTCGGGAAAATTGTGTTCAATATATAATAAAGATGTTTTTGAAATATTTCATTTTTATTTCTCTGGGATTTGATAAAATTTTCAATCAATTTTTGTGCCTCGATTTCTATTTTTGATAGATATATTTTATGATAATTATCTAAAGAATTGTCGTTAAATATTGCAGATAAATCATCAAAAAATAAACTTGCATTATTTATAAACTTATTTTTCGCTTGTTCTATTTCTTCATTTTGACTGTCAGGTATAAAGTAATAATTCCTTCCCTTTATTTTATCGTAGGTTTGAGGTAAATTATGTATGTCTATATTTAGCTCAGAAAGCCACTTTTTTATTTTTATAGGCAACAATATAAACCTGCTACGAGGATATACAATAGGCATTGGCAATTTAAAGAATTTAAACAAATCTTTCAATTGAGCCCAGTATGCAACTTCAGCAGGTCCACCTATATACACAACACAGGGAAAAATCATTTGTTGATAAATACATCTTAGTAAAAGATTGGGAGAAAATCGTTCTGGTTCATAATGTAATATATGTTTTATCTCAGAAGCTGTATATTCCTTTTTAGATATTTCAGAATAAAAAATACCATTCTGGAATGTAATTTTACTTCTATAATCATTTTCTTCAAGAAAAAAGAAGGCATTATCAGGGAGCTTATGCACCTGAGGTTTGTATCCCATTTCTTTTAAAAGATTTGTTGCTTTCTTAAAATTATCAAATAATAAGGAATGATTATCAATAGATATTTCGATAAGTTCCTGTAATATCTTGAAATCTTTTGTTTTGTGAGGTTCAAACCAACAAAGGTTTTCTTCTTTAAATATTTGTTTAAGAATACTTACAGTCCAATCCGAAAGAGTATCGCATGAAGATAATGAATTTAAAAGAAAATCTTGCCATTGATAAATAAACTCTGACCCTTTAACATGCCTGAAAATTTCAGGTATTTGTTTTTGAAAATAATTTTTATCCAATTTTAATTTATATAAAGGTTTTCCCTTCTCAGAATTATCGGGGTTAAACTTAAAAGGAAATATTTCATAATTATAAGTTAAAAAATTCGTAGAACATACTTCCTCCCAGTCATGGTCCCATGAATGAACCCAAAAAACGGGCTTTATTTTCTTCCCATATTTGTTATATAACGATAAAGATAATTTTATAGAAGTAACTATCTTATAAATAGTATATAAAGGTCCAGTGAAAATAGCCGGCTGTTGTCCTGTAATAATTACAGGAGATAAGTTGTTGCTTTTTTCTATTGAGATATAACTATTAATGAACTCATGAATTTTTTCTATTCCATCAGCAGGTAACCAAGGGAAAAATGGTCTTAACTCATTTTTTGATAATAAAAAATCACGAAACAGATTATTCATTCTTTTCCCCAATAATTATAAGTCTTGGACTTTCTTCTGTATACGGTTCTCCATTATAATCGCCATATATCTTTTGGATAGATAAACTTTGTGATGAAAATATGCTGGATATCTCATCAAGACTATATACCTTAACCTTTTCTATATATGATTTTATCAATTGAGTATTTAAATAAATGAACACTTCTTTTTTAAGTTCATTTTTGTTTTTATTATAATAACGCTTTTCTTTTATTATATAGGATTGATATATCTTTTCTGTTTCCATATTTGTTATTTTTTCAACCTGTGCGGGATTTAGATAATCGAAAAAAAATGTCCCTTTATTTTTCAGAACAAAAGAAACCTGTTCTATTTGCCGAATATTCTCTTTATCTTCATCAAAATATCCAAAACTTGTAAAAAAATTCAAAACTATATCGAAACTTTCTTCAGAAAAAGGCAAATATCGGACATCCCCTCTAACAAGTGATATTTTAATGGGTAAA encodes the following:
- the bshB1 gene encoding bacillithiol biosynthesis deacetylase BshB1, which translates into the protein MNELDILAFGAHPDDVELGIAGILSKCVRKGLKVGIVDLTQGEMGSRGTVEERKKEAEEAGKIIGISIRDNLCLKDSKIQNTPEQRLSVIYAIRKYRPKIIFATMREDKHPDHHHAHFLIKEANYFSGLFKIQTEHEPYRCPTLLFYYPYYEVKSPDFIIDISEYYDIKIDALKAHRSQFFNPEYKGNQTFISSERFWNSIRDRCAYWGSKINVSFAETIYTIEPINLSSLKIII
- a CDS encoding class I SAM-dependent methyltransferase, whose translation is MNNQEWYTNAFEEWYPIVYQHRDEKEAQQQVEFVLSKLNFQYNQKILDLCCGYGRHLFFLYPKVSFLVGFDLSLYLLKKAQNFLPIKISLVRGDVRYLPFSEESFDIVLNFFTSFGYFDEDKENIRQIEQVSFVLKNKGTFFFDYLNPAQVEKITNMETEKIYQSYIIKEKRYYNKNKNELKKEVFIYLNTQLIKSYIEKVKVYSLDEISSIFSSQSLSIQKIYGDYNGEPYTEESPRLIIIGEKNE
- the bshA gene encoding N-acetyl-alpha-D-glucosaminyl L-malate synthase BshA: MKINKEKLKIGISCHTSTGGSGIVATELGLALASRGHEVHFVVDNIPFRLRDNLENVFCHIVEPVNYPVLNQPPYYLAMASRIAEVVEEHNIQLWHAHYAIPHASIALLAKEMLPQELKFCLITTLHGTDITIVGADPSLYRITKYAMEHSCAITAVSNWLKHETEREFHLSKPIHTIYNFIDLSRFTIKNKARIPFIEKDKKVIMHISNFRAVKRVTDVIRVFKKISDKMDAQLIMVGEGPEKVSSVGVARQLGILNKVKYIGNYHNIEELLPHADLVIQPSEHESFGMVALEAMASGVPVIATKSGGIQELIVDGETGFLCEVGDIETMADWAIQVLFDKKLKKDIGKRSIERVRKYFSVDKIIPQYERLYINTINKNIK
- the bshC gene encoding bacillithiol biosynthesis cysteine-adding enzyme BshC, with product MNNLFRDFLLSKNELRPFFPWLPADGIEKIHEFINSYISIEKSNNLSPVIITGQQPAIFTGPLYTIYKIVTSIKLSLSLYNKYGKKIKPVFWVHSWDHDWEEVCSTNFLTYNYEIFPFKFNPDNSEKGKPLYKLKLDKNYFQKQIPEIFRHVKGSEFIYQWQDFLLNSLSSCDTLSDWTVSILKQIFKEENLCWFEPHKTKDFKILQELIEISIDNHSLLFDNFKKATNLLKEMGYKPQVHKLPDNAFFFLEENDYRSKITFQNGIFYSEISKKEYTASEIKHILHYEPERFSPNLLLRCIYQQMIFPCVVYIGGPAEVAYWAQLKDLFKFFKLPMPIVYPRSRFILLPIKIKKWLSELNIDIHNLPQTYDKIKGRNYYFIPDSQNEEIEQAKNKFINNASLFFDDLSAIFNDNSLDNYHKIYLSKIEIEAQKLIENFIKSQRNKNEIFQKHLYYILNTIFPNGLEQERFFSPFSFIPEYNYDFTKMIMNKIDITNFDIGIVEL